From the genome of Gorilla gorilla gorilla isolate KB3781 chromosome 4, NHGRI_mGorGor1-v2.1_pri, whole genome shotgun sequence, one region includes:
- the LOC101137094 gene encoding keratin-associated protein 9-2 → MTHCCSPCCQPTCCRTTCCRTTCWKPTTVTTCSSTPCCQPACCVSSCCQPCCRPTCCQNTCCRTTCCQPTCLTSCCQPSCCSTPCCQPTCCGSSCCGQTSCGSSCGQSSSCAPVYCRRTCYYPTTVCLPGCLNLSCGSSCCQPCCRPACCETTCCRTTCFPPTCVYSCCQPSCC, encoded by the coding sequence ATGACCCACTGTTGCTCCCCTTGCTGTCAGCCTACGTGCTGCAGGACCACCTGCTGCAGGACCACCTGCTGGAAGCCCACCACTGTGACCACCTGCAGCAGCACACCCTGCTGCCAGCCCGCCTGCTGTGTGTCCAGCTGCtgccagccttgctgccgcccaACTTGCTGTCAAAACACCTGCTGTAGGACCACCTGCTGCCAGCCCACCTGTTTGACCAGCTGCTGCCAGCCTTCCTGCTGCAGCACACCCTGCTGCCAGCCCACCTGCTGTGGGTCCAGCTGCTGTGGCCAAACCAGCTGTGGGTCCAGCTGTGGCCAGAGCAGCTCCTGTGCACCTGTGTACTGCAGAAGAACCTGCTACTACCCCACGACTGTCTGCCTGCCTGGTTGCCTAAACCTGAGCTGTGGCTCCAGCTGCTGCCAGCCCTGCTGCCGCCCAGCCTGCTGTGAGACCACCTGCTGCAGGACCACTTGCTTCCCGCCCACCTGTGTGTACAGCTGCTGCCAGCCTTCTTGCTGCTGA
- the KRTAP4-1 gene encoding keratin-associated protein 4-1 has translation MVNSCCGSVCSDQGCDQGLCQETCCRPSCCQTTCCCPSCVVSSCCRPSCSQTTCCQTTCCRPSCCRPVCCQTTCRPSCGVSSCCRPLCCQTTCHPSCGVSSCCRPLCCQTSCHPSCGVSSCCRPLCCQTTCRPSCGVSSCCRPLCCQTTCCRTTCCHPSCCGSSC, from the coding sequence ATGGTTAACTCTTGTTGTGGCTCTGTCTGCTCTGACCAGGGCTGTGATCAAGGCCTCTGCCAAGAGACCTGCTGCCGCCCCAGCTGCTGCCAGACCACCTGCTGCTGCCCCAGCTGTGTGGTATCCAGCTGCTGCCGCCCATCCTGCTCTCAGACTACCTGCTGCCAGACCACTTGCTGTCGCCCCAGCTGCTGCCGCCCAGTCTGTTGTCAGACCACCTGCCGCCCCAGCTGTGGTGTGTCCAGCTGCTGCCGCCCACTCTGCTGTCAGACCACCTGCCACCCCAGCTGTGGTGTGTCCAGCTGCTGCCGCCCACTCTGCTGTCAGACCAGCTGCCACCCCAGCTGTGGTGTGTCCAGCTGCTGCCGTCCACTCTGCTGTCAGACCACCTGCCGCCCCAGCTGTGGTGTGTCCAGCTGCTGCCGTCCACTCTGCTGTCAGACCACCTGCTGCCGTACAACTTGCTGCCACCCCAGCTGCTGTGGATCCTCTTGTTGA
- the KRTAP9-1 gene encoding keratin-associated protein 9-1, which yields MTHCCSPCCQPTCCRTTCCRTTCWQPTTVTTCSSTPCCQPSCCVPSCCQPCCHPTCCQNTCCRTTCCQPTCVTSCCQPSCCSTPCCQPTCCGSSCCQPICGSSCCQPCCHPTCYQTTCFRTTCCQPTCCRNTSCQPTCCGSSCYQPSCGSSCCQPCCHPTCCQTIYRSTCCQPSCVTSCCSTPCCQTTCGGSSCCSQTCNESSCCLPCCRPTCCQTTCYRTTCCRPSSCCCSPCCVSSCCQPSCC from the coding sequence ATGACCCACTGCTGTTCCCCTTGCTGTCAGCCTACATGCTGCAGGACCACCTGCTGCAGGACAACCTGCTGGCAGCCCACCACCGTGACCACCTGCAGCAGCACACCCTGTTGCCAGCCCTCCTGCTGTGTGCCCAGCTGCtgccagccttgctgccacccaACTTGCTGTCAAAACACCTGCTGCAGGACCACCTGCTGCCAGCCCACCTGTGTGACCAGCTGCTGCCAGCCTTCCTGCTGCAGCACACCCTGCTGCCAGCCCACCTGCTGTGGGTCCAGCTGCTGTCAGCCTATTTGTGGGTCCAGTTGCTGTCAGCCTTGCTGTCACCCGACTTGCTATCAAACTACCTGCTTCAGGACCACCTGCTGCCAGCCCACCTGCTGCAGGAACACCTCTTGCCAGCCCACCTGCTGTGGGTCCAGCTGCTACCAGCCAAGCTGTGGGTCCAGCTGCtgccagccttgctgccacccaACATGCTGTCAAACCATTTATAGATCCACCTGCTGCCAACCATCCTGTGTGACCAGCTGCTGCAGCACACCCTGTTGCCAGACAACCTGTGGTGGGTCCAGCTGCTGTAGCCAAACCTGCAATGAGTCCAGCTGTTGTCTGCCTTGCTGCCGTCCCACCTGCTGCCAGACCACCTGCTACAGGACCACCTGTTGCCGCCCCAGCAGCTGTTGCTGCAGTCCTTGCTGTGTCTCCAGCTGCTGCCAGCCTTCCTGCTGCTAA